In a single window of the Coffea eugenioides isolate CCC68of chromosome 3, Ceug_1.0, whole genome shotgun sequence genome:
- the LOC113765565 gene encoding probable LRR receptor-like serine/threonine-protein kinase At1g67720 gives MKFLFPFLLLFLSLIPSLTFSESLRGTFIDCGATSPTVINGQQWVPDNDFITVGTPKNLSTQYEDLTLSTVRTFPVQNNIYKKFCYDIPAFRTGKYLVRTTYFYGGVNGNANPPVFDQVVDGTIWSIVNTTEDYGQKKASIYEGIFVAAGKAISVCLAANNYTDSDPFISALEVVVLANSLYNSTDFGTYGLKLVARHSFGYNGPLIRYPDDQFDRYWQPFGEDNSTTPSSRNVSVSGFWNIPPLKVFQTHLGTNQPEPLELPWPSTSLPNSIYYIALYFADDRVSPSASPRVFNITVNGIMYYANLAVTEAGEAVFANQWPLAGLTNITLTPATGSAIGPLINAGEVFEVLNLGGRTLTRDVIAMERIKASIKNPPLDWNGDPCLPRQYSWTGVSCSKGPKVRVTTLNLTNMGISGSISPNISSLSALSGILLGNNSLTGSIPNLSSLKRLEILHLEDNKLSGEIPSSLGNIQNLHELFLQNNNLTGTVPSNLVGKSGLNLKVSGNPFLPPPAS, from the exons ATGAAATTCCTTTTCCCCTTCCTCCTCCTTTTCCTGTCTCTCATCCCTTCTCTTACCTTCTCTGAATCCCTTAGAG gtACATTTATCGATTGTGGAGCAACAAGCCCAACAGTGATCAACGGCCAGCAATGGGTTCCAGACAATGATTTCATTACTGTAGGCACACCGAAGAATCTATCCACTCAATATGAAGACTTAACCCTATCAACTGTCCGTACATTTCCAGTCCAAAACAATATTTACAAGAAATTCTGCTATGATATTCCTGCTTTCAGAACTGGTAAATACTTGGTGAGGACTACATATTTTTATGGGGGAGTAAATGGGAATGCCAATCCTCCTGTATTTGATCAGGTAGTGGATGGGACCATTTGGAGTATTGTGAATACAACTGAGGATTATGGACAGAAGAAGGCTTCAATTTATGAGGGGATTTTTGTGGCTGCAGGGAAAGCTATAAGTGTTTGTTTGGCAGCCAACAATTATACTGATTCAGACCCTTTTATATCTGCATTAGAGGTTGTAGTCTTGGCTAATTCGTTGTATAATTCTACGGATTTTGGTACTTATGGTTTGAAATTGGTGGCAAGGCACAGTTTTGGATACAATGGACCACTCATAAG GTATCCTGATGATCAATTTGATCGGTATTGGCAGCCATTTGGAGAAGATAATTCCACCACACCATCTTCCAGGAATGTCTCTGTATCTGGTTTCTGGAATATACCACCACTTAAAGTATTCCAGACGCATCTAGGAACCAATCAACCAGAACCCTTGGAGTTACCGTGGCCTTCAACGTCTCTCCCAAACTCAATCTATTATATTGCTCTTTATTTCGCTGATGATCGTGTTTCTCCTTCGGCGAGCCCAAGAGTGTTTAACATAACTGTTAATGGCATTATGTATTATGCGAATCTGGCTGTGACTGAAGCCGGTGAAGCTGTATTTGCAAACCAGTGGCCTCTTGCTGGCTTAACAAATATAACTTTGACTCCAGCTACTGGCTCGGCAATTGGTCCTCTAATCAATGCTGGAGAGGTTTTTGAAGTTCTGAATCTTGGTGGAAGAACTCTTACAAGAGATG TAATTGCTATGGAAAGAATAAAGGCGAGCATTAAGAACCCTCCACTTGATTGGAACGGTGATCCATGTTTACCACGTCAATACTCTTGGACTGGAGTTTCATGCTCAAAAGGTCCCAAAGTTCGAGTTACCACCTT AAACCTAACGAATATGGGCATTTCGGGATCTATCTCACCAAACATATCCAGTTTATCAGCATTGTCTGGCAT ATTGCTTGGAAACAATAGTTTGACAGGATCTATACCCAACCTTTCTTCACTGAAGAGACTGGAAATTCT gCATCTGGAGGACAATAAGCTCAGTGGAGAGATTCCCTCATCACTTGGAAACATTCAAAATTTGCATGAACT CTTCTTGCAAAATAATAATCTGACTGGAACAGTACCAAGCAACCTTGTTGGGAAGTCTGGGCTGAACCTTAA GGTTTCCGGCAATCCATTTTTGCCACCACCTGCTTCATAA
- the LOC113766904 gene encoding uncharacterized protein LOC113766904 produces MVSLEAFQATSAALEPTSSPRISFSADFLDDRNFISISPKPPPEKEREKAKDIKEKTRNAEFEFLSNNLTSDSMITADELFFEGKLLPFWQMHHAEKLNKLSLKTEQPEEGRDEADVINKEEPRISWFLDDDPSPRPPKCTVLWKELLRLKKQRASSLSPSSSTSSSSSSSSGSLADMHPADGSKESAVNRQKHVKRIKKGLERTRSASLRVRPVINVPICTQGKNSALPPLFSIRKGRLER; encoded by the coding sequence ATGGTTTCTCTAGAAGCCTTTCAGGCGACCTCCGCGGCCCTTGAGCCAACCTCAAGCCCCAGAATTTCTTTCTCTGCTGATTTTCTTGATGACAGAAATTTTATATCTATTAGTCCAAAACCTCCCCCAGAAAAGGAGCGTGAAAAGGCAAAAGATATTAAAGAGAAGACGCGTAATGCAGAATTTGAGTTTCTCTCAAACAATTTAACCAGTGATTCCATGATTACTGCTGACGAGTTGTTTTTTGAGGGCAAGTTACTCCCGTTTTGGCAAATGCATCATGCCGAAAAGCTTAACAAGTTGAGCCTTAAAACTGAACAACCTGAAGAGGGAAGAGATGAAGCAGATGTGATCAACAAAGAAGAGCCAAGAATTAGCTGGTTCCTTGATGATGATCCGTCTCCTAGGCCACCTAAGTGCACTGTTTTGTGGAAAGAGCTACTAAGGTTGAAAAAACAACGGGCTTCATCTTTGTCACCATCTTCATCtacttcctcttcttcctcctcctcttcgGGTTCTCTTGCTGATATGCATCCAGCAGATGGAAGCAAAGAAAGTGCAGTAAATAGACAGAAGCATGTGAAGAGGATTAAGAAAGGGTTGGAGAGGACTAGATCAGCTAGCTTAAGAGTTAGACCTGTTATTAATGTGCCAATTTGCACACAGGGAAAGAACAGTGCACTCCCTCCTCTGTTTTCCATCAGGAAAGGAAGATTAGAGAGGTAG